Genomic DNA from Luteitalea sp.:
AACACGAGACGACCTCGACTTGGTCTGGACCGAACTCGGCACGTCATTTGTGCCACCACTCCTACACGCTCATCTATCGTCGTTGGCGTGACGCCGACCGATCCGCTGACGTCCGGAGCCGTCTCCATGCTCTCGATGGTCGCCGCATTCGGGGCCTCTTACTTCCCTGCCCGCCGCGCGCGCGGTGTCGATTCGGTTGTCGCTACGTGCCGAATAGAGTCCCCACGCTCACCCCCGGATTACACGGTTGTCGCACTTCGGACACCCAGTTGACCGGAGCCCTCGCAAAGACGTAATGTCTCCGTCAATGCCATCAGCCGGGTGTCGGCTCATCCGGATCGCCATACTCCACCCCACCGAGCGGAGACAAGCAGGGCTACAGGGGGTTCCAACGCTCGCGCTTGCTTTCCATCTGATGGGACGATGTGGCACTATCGTACGCCCCGTTCGGCGCTGACACCCTCGGCGGGCTGTTGCGCCGCGCGGCAACGGTGTGGGGCGAGCCGACGTACGCGGAGCGCGCCCGACAGGTCGGTGGCGAAGGCGACCAACTGGACTTAACGACACCATGAGGAGCCCCATGCTGCGCGGTTGGATCGGACTCACGATCGCGTTGGTGACGTTTGCGGGATCGCCGCTCGACGGTCAGCGTCCCGCATTTCGCAGCGGCGTCGATCTGGTTGTGTTGAACGTCACGGTCACGAAGCCCGGAGAGAGCTACGTCGTCGATCTCGAGCAGGAGGACTTCGTCGTCCTCGAAGACGGCCGCCGGCAGGCTGTGAGCTTCTTCACCAAGCCGCGCGTCCCGCTGGCGCTCGCGCTGCTCCTCGATACGAGCGCGAGCATGCAGCAGGCGCTGCCGATTGCGCAGGAGGCTGCCGCTGGCTTCGTAAAGGAGCTGGGGCCGAACGATCTCGGCACGGCAATTAGCTTCGACAGCCGGCTCAGGATCCTCCATGGACCATCGCCGAGCCGGATCGCGCTCGAAGCGGCAATTCGCAGCACCACAGCTGATGGCGCGACCTCGCTCTACGACGCGATATACGTCATGCTGAAAGAGCTGAACAAGATGCGGCCCAAGAACCGCGCGATCGCCGAACGCCGCCCCGTGATGGTGGTCTTCTCGGATGGCGAAGACACGTCGAGCCTGGTCAGCCTCGACGATGTGCTCGATCTGGCCACTCGCTCGGACACGATCATCTACAGCATCGGGTTGGGTCGACCGCAGTTGGCGCCGATGTCCTGGAACCCGCGCGATGCGCCATACGTGCTGCGACGCCTCTCGCAGCAAACTGGCGGTCGCGTGTTCTTTCCCCGAGACCCCAAGGATCTCGAGGGCATCTATAGCGACATCAAGGAAGAGCTCGCGAGTCAGTATTTGCTCGCCTACCAGCCGGCAACTCGGCAGAACAACGGCGAGTGGCGCAACATCTCGGTTCAGCTGAGCCAAGGTGGGCTCATGGCGCGCACGAAGCGAGGCTACTACGACGACGACGCCACCCAGTAGCGCAGGCCTTTAGGCCTGCCAACGCCGCAATGGGCAGGCCTGAAGGCCTGCGCTACGGCCATTATTTCTCACGCTCTAAAGCCCCGCCGTACCCTTCTCTCTTAGGTCGCTACCTAGCGCCGGCCGAACCGCTCGTACAACACCGGCACCACGACCATGTTGAGGGCGGTCGAGCTGACGAGCCCACATAAGATCACCATCGCCATTGGCGCTTGAATCTCGCTGCCTGGCTCGCCGGCGGACAACGCAATAGGCACGAGCGCGAGACCAGCCGCCAGCGCCGTCATGAGAATCGGCACCAACCGCTCGGTTGCGCCGCGGACGACGGCCGCGCGAAGGTCGGTCACAGCCTCCTGCTCCAGAAGATGCCGAATGTGGGACACGAGCATGATGCCGTTCCGCGTCGCAATGCCGAACAGCGTGATGAAACCCACCAGGGAGGCCACCGACAAAACGCCGCCTGCGAGATAGACGCCCGCCACGCCACCAATCAAGGCGAGCGGCAGGTTGAGCATGATCAACAGCCCATCGCGCGCCGATCCAAAGGCCGATGACAGCAGGAAGAAGATCGCGACGACAACGCCCAAGGACAACCAGAGGAGCTGTTGCGATGCCTGCGCTTCGCTCTCGAACTGCCCACCGTATTCGATGCGATACCCTTGCGGCAGCGTCACCGCTTGCGCCACGCGACCTTGGATGTCGTTCACTGCGCTTCGCAGGTCTCGGCCCACGATGTTGCATTGCACGACCAGGCGTCGTTGCGCGTTCTCGCGCATCAGGAAGTTCGGCCCGCGATCTCGCCGAATCGTCGCAACGGCCGAGAGCGGAACCCGCGCCCCGCTCGGCGTGTCGAGCTGTGTCTCGCCGATGGCGTCGATGTCACCCGAGTCGAGAGGCATGTAACGGGTCACCAACGGAAACGCCACCTGTCCCTCGAGCACCTGACCGACTGGCCTGCCGACGCGCGCGGTTTGAAGCGCCTCTGCGACGACGCCACTCCGCAACCCGTAACGCGCCGCAGCATCAGGCTCCGCCCGAACCCGCAGCGTGGGAATGTCTGCCTGCGCCTCGGTCGCGAGATCGACCACGCCAGGCACCTGCGCCATCCCTGCCTGCACTTGACGTGCGAGACCGCGCAGAAGCCTGAGGTCGTCGCCAAAGATCTTCACCGCGACGTTCGCGCGTGTGCCCGACAGCATGTGGTCGATCCGATGCGAGATCGGCTGACCGATGGTCACGTTCGTCCCGGGGATGAGACTGCTCTTTTCCCGGATCTCCTCCAGCACTCGAGCCTTCGACCGGTCTCGCATCTCGAGGCGGACGTCGATCTCCGACGATTCGACACCCTGCACATGCTCGTCGAGCTCGGCGCGACCAGTGCGCCGTGCCGTGGACGTCACCTCAGGCACGCTGAGCAAGAGCCGTTCCAAGGAACGGCCGAGCGCGTTGGAATCCTCGAGGCTGGTTCCTGGCATGGTCACCGCGCTGATCGTCAGCGCGCCTTCGTTGAACTCGGGGAGAAAGGAGCGGCCGGCCGCTGCCATGGCAAGGACGGCTGTCGCGAGCATCACGGCTGCGCCAGTGGTGATCAGCCGCCACCGGGGCAACATACGCTGGAGCCATGGCTCATAGCGCGCCTTGAGCCAGTGCGCCAGTCGGGGCTCTTCGGCAGCGGCAAGCCGGCGCGACCGCGGCAACCACCAGGAGCACAAGGCGGGCGTGATGGTCAGGGCGACCACGAGCGAGGCGGCAAGCGCCACCACATAGGCAAAACCGAGAGGCCTCAGGAGGCGCCCCTCGACGCTGCCGAGGAGGAACAAGGGCAGGAACACCAGTGCGACAATCACAGTTGCAAACACCACCGAGCCGCGGATCTCGCTGCTGGCGCGGTAGACGATGTCAATGACATCGAGTCGCGCGAGTGTCCCGTCCTGATGTACCCGCTCGCGCAGCCGCCTCGTCACGTTCTCCACATCGATGATGGCATCGTCCACCAGCTCGCCAATCGCAATGGCCAGGCCGCCGAGGCTCATACTGTTGAGCGTGAGGCCAAAGCGATCCATGGTGACCACTGCCGCCACGAGCGACAGGGGCAACGCCAGCAGCGTGATCGCCGCGGCTCGCACGTTCATCAAGAACATCACCACGACGAGGACGACGAGGCCCGCGCCTTCGAGGAGAACGCGAAAGAGGTTGCCGAGCGCACGCTCGATGAAGTCTGCTTGCCGGAACAGGCCTCGGTCGATACGCATCCCGGTTGGGAGGGCGCGCTCGACGTCATCGAGCGTTGTCTCGATTCGTTCGGTCAGCTCGAGCGTGTTGATGTGGGGCTGCTTTTGAATGCCAAGAATGACCGACGGGCGACCGTTGTGTGAGCCTTCGCCTCGCTTGATCGCCGCGCCTATCCGCACCTCGCCCAGATCCCGAATCAGCACGGGTACGGCATCGGTTACCTTGACCACAACCTGCTCGATGTCGGCGGTGTCGATGAGCCGTCCGATCCCGCGAACGAGATATTCCTGCCCCTCCGACGCCTGAATGCCAGCCGTGGCGTTTCGATTGGCTGCCGCCAGCGCCTGTTCGACATCGGTCATCGTCACGTCG
This window encodes:
- a CDS encoding VWA domain-containing protein; the protein is MRSPMLRGWIGLTIALVTFAGSPLDGQRPAFRSGVDLVVLNVTVTKPGESYVVDLEQEDFVVLEDGRRQAVSFFTKPRVPLALALLLDTSASMQQALPIAQEAAAGFVKELGPNDLGTAISFDSRLRILHGPSPSRIALEAAIRSTTADGATSLYDAIYVMLKELNKMRPKNRAIAERRPVMVVFSDGEDTSSLVSLDDVLDLATRSDTIIYSIGLGRPQLAPMSWNPRDAPYVLRRLSQQTGGRVFFPRDPKDLEGIYSDIKEELASQYLLAYQPATRQNNGEWRNISVQLSQGGLMARTKRGYYDDDATQ
- a CDS encoding CusA/CzcA family heavy metal efflux RND transporter, encoding MIDALILWSLRHRGLVVALAAALLLWGGWTTSRMPLDVLPDLTAPTVTVIAEAPGMDPLEIEALITFPIESSLNGATGVRRVRSATAVGVAVVWVEFEWGEEVMRARQTVTEKLALVSASLPSGVEPPLLAPISSIMGEVLFVDLESDRHSPLELRTVAETVVRRRLLAVPGVSQVIATGGEQKQYEVLIRPAALSAHDVTMTDVEQALAAANRNATAGIQASEGQEYLVRGIGRLIDTADIEQVVVKVTDAVPVLIRDLGEVRIGAAIKRGEGSHNGRPSVILGIQKQPHINTLELTERIETTLDDVERALPTGMRIDRGLFRQADFIERALGNLFRVLLEGAGLVVLVVVMFLMNVRAAAITLLALPLSLVAAVVTMDRFGLTLNSMSLGGLAIAIGELVDDAIIDVENVTRRLRERVHQDGTLARLDVIDIVYRASSEIRGSVVFATVIVALVFLPLFLLGSVEGRLLRPLGFAYVVALAASLVVALTITPALCSWWLPRSRRLAAAEEPRLAHWLKARYEPWLQRMLPRWRLITTGAAVMLATAVLAMAAAGRSFLPEFNEGALTISAVTMPGTSLEDSNALGRSLERLLLSVPEVTSTARRTGRAELDEHVQGVESSEIDVRLEMRDRSKARVLEEIREKSSLIPGTNVTIGQPISHRIDHMLSGTRANVAVKIFGDDLRLLRGLARQVQAGMAQVPGVVDLATEAQADIPTLRVRAEPDAAARYGLRSGVVAEALQTARVGRPVGQVLEGQVAFPLVTRYMPLDSGDIDAIGETQLDTPSGARVPLSAVATIRRDRGPNFLMRENAQRRLVVQCNIVGRDLRSAVNDIQGRVAQAVTLPQGYRIEYGGQFESEAQASQQLLWLSLGVVVAIFFLLSSAFGSARDGLLIMLNLPLALIGGVAGVYLAGGVLSVASLVGFITLFGIATRNGIMLVSHIRHLLEQEAVTDLRAAVVRGATERLVPILMTALAAGLALVPIALSAGEPGSEIQAPMAMVILCGLVSSTALNMVVVPVLYERFGRR